Below is a genomic region from Raphanus sativus cultivar WK10039 chromosome 4, ASM80110v3, whole genome shotgun sequence.
agaTGAAGATTTGATCACATCCAACAACTTATTGTTACAGAAGCTGACTGCCTTAGAAGCAGATCTTTGCAGAGTTGGTTCAAGTGATCCAGTTACATTTGCCTCAATAATTCTCGATGCACACACTCAGTATCCACATCCGAAACATAGGAGTGCTTGCCAGAGGCAAGTGTTATCTAATTTGATCTTGTTTACTATTTCTACTTATACTAAagcaatttatatgttattcaTCATGATTACATTACGTGTTTTATAAACTTCAACCTTGTATTGCTGTTAGCTTTCAAACTTAGGTGATTTATATCTCAATAGATCTTTATTGGAAAAATTTGTCAGCTGTTTCTTATCTTTCCGTTTACTTCTTTATGCAGGCTAGATGTTATCGATAAGTGCTTCTCTCGAAGAACAGTCGAAGAAATTATATCTGAACTTGTAAGTTTTTGCCCATTTATGTttcagtagatttttttttcagtggCATGTTACGGTATTTTCCCCCATTAATTAGAAAAATGAACCACTGTTAATATACATGATATGTTGATCTTGTGTTACAATTTGACAATGCATCCTACCATAATATGTGTTGATTAGGAGAGAGAGGCCACTCATAAACCAGATGATTGGATCTCAGCTACCGTTGGAGCATTGAAGAAAGCTTCACCAGCAGGCCTTAAAATCTCTCTTAGATCGGTTGGTTTCGAAGATGCATCACAAGCATGCAATGATGGGAAAGATAAGTTGACTGTGATTGTGTTGTATAAATTTCAGATACGAGAGGGACGATTGCAAGGGGTGGGGCAGTGTCTTATCCGTGAGAATAGAATGGTGTCACATGTGATGAAGGGAGATATAAGCAAAGATTTTGTGGAGGTTTGTTTTTCAGTTTTTCTCGATTCTAATGTATCTTCCCTCTAGAAATTGTTTTTGTTGTAGGACATAATTATGATTACTTATGCAGGGGTGTAGAGCCATATTGATAGACAAAGATAGGAACCCAAAGGTTTAACAAATCTCTCCTTTTATGATTTGGTGGTTATGTCACACTCTGTGTATGTAATGCCGCGCGTACTTATATTTCAGTGGGAGCCAAGGCGACTGGAGGATATGAAGAATAGCATGGTAGAGCAGTACTTCAAAAGAATGGAAGAAGAGGATGGATGGGAGGATCTAAAGCTTCCACCAAGGAAACACTTGCCTGCTTCAGCGATCGCAAAGCTGTAAAGTTGACAAGGTGCATGGAGCTCATCTTGCATCGTCTGTACCCTACTACCCTCCAAAATCCTTAGTTCTTTCATTGTTTCTGGCCATGCTTCATGCTTGACACCAcatattataagaaaataaatcagTACCTTATGGACTCATCCAAATGTCTTCGGTTTGgtatttttgtttggttcggTGCTATTCAGTTTGGCATAACGATCACATTAGTTAGGAGCactatattttatgtttgaaaaagagaaacaaatgtagtttgcaaaaaaaaaaaagagagaacaaATGTGACAACGCTTATATTGCATCGGCCTTGCACGCATAATGCATAATGCAAAACAGGAAAAAATATTATGTCTCTCTAGTTATGTCTTTAATTGTGTTctctgcatatatatatatataagctagAGATGACTGGCACTAGAGAATTATGTCTCTCTAGCAGGTCCGGCCCTGATAGGAAGCTGTAGAAGCATAGGCTTCCAGCCcttaaaatatgtatacaatTTTGGCCACTTttgaataaatatttcattagcACAGTGGTATTATAAGTGAAGCAAGAATCCGTGCACCTAGGGTTCGAACCATGAGTATGTCATCAGCGGCCATTTCTAAAAAACAGCTTCTGGTCCTTATAAGGTCAGGATCGCTACTGCTCTAGTTATGTCTTTAATTGGgaaaaacgtgttattttcctACAAGAAGTATCATATCCTATATCATATGCTTCCAAACTATGATCTCATTCCAGATGTTCCCGAAATAAAAGTTTGAAACATATCTCTCCATGAAACTATATCATAACTCTTATAATTTCCCGAAATAAAAGTTCGAAAGTCGTAACCccataaaactaaattattcgGTTTAAACCTATAAACTAAAACTATTATGGTTAATTAAACCAGTTTTAGACCTATAACAACCCAATTAAGATCCGATTAAAGCAATCAAACCAGAAattacagtgaaacctctattgattaataatgttgggattaCATCAAAACTATaggtttttattaatttaaaaagattattaatttaccGATATACTAACTGAACCAAAAACTTAATTtgagactataaaattatattattttatagagatttttagtatatattaatttacatattattaatttaaagaggttatactgtatatgtCTCTTAATTGGTTCGTTATTAGTCTAAAACTGTTTTAATAAACCAAAACGGAATTAGTTTATAGGTTTAAACCgagtaatttaattttatggaATTATGGCTTTTGAACTTTTATTTCTGGGAGATATAAGAGTTATACTATAGTTTAAAGGAGAAATAGGTTTTGAACTTTTATTTCGAAGACATATGAGATGAGGTCATAGTTTGAGAGACATATGAGAAGATACGATACTTTCGTGAAGAAATAACACGTTTTCCTTTTAATTGTGTTctctgcatatatatatatatatatatatatatatacctttgtACCCAATAATAGTAATacacataaatatttttcattatcaatatttaacttttttgcCAATGGTAAActtcatttctttttcaaaatatgaagtttttcgcaaaaaatttgaaataacatGTTCTCCAATGGTTAacttcattttttctttaaaaaaaggaatattcaaatatattatctttcttgtTTATCATTATTTATCAATAACTCCTTTTACTTTTGCTAATTTACTAATTTACccaattatttagttttaacaAAACTCAACACAATTGCTAATTAATATAGATTAAGcattatcatataatataactaGTAAACATAGCATAAGTAAAATATACACAAGAACATTAGATTTTATAAGGAAGCATGAGATATATATTTTCCCCACATGTGATCAATTAAATTGCTCCGAAGAGCGAAATGAGTTTCTTGATCTTTGATTCTTCTAAATTGAGCCAAACATTCTTGAAAACCAATGTTCGTGCATACATTTAATCTGAACAAAATTGAATTTGTATAAAAGGACTGGACAACAACAAGCTCAACAGCCTCATCAAGCAACAACTtcatttagaatttttttaaataatgttagTGGATCTGATAGTGACTTGCCAGATTATTTGTTAGTTTAAGATGTATTAGGTTTTAATATATTGTGTTTGGTGTTAGTTGTGTcttttagtttctatattaaTTGTGTAATTTTACTTCATCTAATTGTTTAAAAtggataaataaaaataatagtataaactttaaaataattggATAATATCAactttcataatttatttaagtaagaAGTAAGAATAAATTGAAGTTAGAGGATCAATCTATAATCAAAAAAGTTTTATCTTTAAAGAGATGAAGAACAGAACACTATTTcttcaaatatgaaaaaatattatttaataaaattctatttttaacCGGGGGTTTTAACTCTGGTGGTAAATGGCTCACGGCTATTAGTACCATCATTTAGATTCGAATTTCGGCCactagaaaattaatattttggtaTCGTTAGGGACAGAGAACTGATACGTAACTACACATGAGTAGTCTGGACCATTTTTGTGAGGgtaggatacctctgtataattcaaaaaagaaaaaaatattattcagttcttcaaaatttgaagaaatgaagaaaaaaataaagcacTAACGGAACAAAAATTGAAGTAAAAAGTGCACAATGAAGTCCAATATGGAGATGGTCTTACAAGATATAGAGAAAATGCATAAGCACAAATCCAACACCTgttctattttatttacaataaatcTTTGATTGGGTTCCTCGTCATAAATGGCGGCATTCTATTAGATCACGAACAATTATCTGTCTTTTTCGCATAGGATATCCAGTggaaatattatataaagaaaatgttCACCTGAgtggtagtttttttttttggtcaactacATGAGTGGTAGTTACATCTAAATAACATGGTAAATATACACACAACCCCCTTTTGGATCAAATATGACCCTTCCAAAAGAGTGATAAGTCAGGTCGTAGGTTCAGTACTTTAGAGGTATCTTGAAATGCTCATTCCGACCCAAGAAGGAAGATGTATTCGCTTAAGGGTCCAGAACTcttgattaataaaaataaaggtCTAAACAAAATGGTAAATAAAAAACAACTAATTTGAACACAAAATAATAGATGCAAGATATTGATAAACATTGATTTCAGAGATAACTGTTAACCAAACCAACACAAATCTATTGAATTCTCAAAGAGTGCAATAGTAATGGAAAACTAGagtttcttatttttgtttttattattgataGAAAGCAAAGGTTAAAACAAAACCCGACACCAACTTAAATATACTTGTACGCTGCATCACCAACACACACAAGTCACCGCTCAAGCCTTAGCTCAAGCCTTTGGCTGATAGGAGAAACCATTGACAGTGAGACCTCCATCAACACAAATGGTCTGACCAGTAATATATGAAGCTGCAGGTAGACACAGGAAAGCCACAAGTGATGCAACCTCTTTTGGCTCTCCAGCCCGACCAAGTGGCAGAGGCGGACCCATGTGTAGGGTAAGGGTGTCAGCTGACACCccttaaataatttaaatttcatttgtAATGTAGAGTTGTATGTCGACAGCAGCAGAATTGGTTAACATGCTAACTTCTGACACCCCCAAAATCTGTGTTCGAACCCTGCCTGCACCCATTTaacttgtttttaaaaaaaaatcgggCTGAAAGCCCATGTTTTAGATTAACTTTTTTTCTGTTGGGTCTTAAATTTAGTTTAGTCTGTATGTTCTTTTTGGGCTTAACTTAAAATTTAATcgaattatttgtttgtttatatatgtgGGCTTATAAAACCAAATTCaacatatgttttgtttattaaaaatctGATCATAATCacttagtgattttttttacatataacagttttcacaaaataaaatatgttaaaatctataatatatataataaatattttcaa
It encodes:
- the LOC108854098 gene encoding 3-hydroxyisobutyryl-CoA hydrolase 1 isoform X1, with the protein product MASETPSQVLVEEISSVRILTLNRPNQLNALSLNMITRLLQLFLAYEEDPRVKLVIVKGQGIAFCAGGDVPAIVRDIRLGKWGRSTDFMSLQHTLNYVMATYSKDQVSILNGIVMGGGAGVSVHGRFRIATENTVFAMPETSLGVFPTVGASYFLSRLPGFFGEYVALTGARLDGAEMLACGLATHFVPSTKLTALEADLCRVGSSDPVTFASIILDAHTQYPHPKHRSACQRLDVIDKCFSRRTVEEIISELEREATHKPDDWISATVGALKKASPAGLKISLRSVGFEDASQACNDGKDKLTVIVLYKFQIREGRLQGVGQCLIRENRMVSHVMKGDISKDFVEGCRAILIDKDRNPKWEPRRLEDMKNSMVEQYFKRMEEEDGWEDLKLPPRKHLPASAIAKL
- the LOC108854098 gene encoding 3-hydroxyisobutyryl-CoA hydrolase 1 isoform X2, with protein sequence MASETPSQVLVEEISSVRILTLNRPNQLNALSLNMITRLLQLFLAYEEDPRVKLVIVKGQGIAFCAGGDVPAIVRDIRLGKWGRSTDFMSLQHTLNYVMATYSKDQVSILNGIVMGGGAGVSVHGRFRIATENTVFAMPETSLGVFPTVGASYFLSRLPGFFGEYVALTGARLDGAEMLACGLATHFVPSTKLTALEADLCRVGSSDPVTFASIILDAHTQYPHPKHRSACQRLDVIDKCFSRRTVEEIISELEREATHKPDDWISATVGALKKASPAGLKISLRSIREGRLQGVGQCLIRENRMVSHVMKGDISKDFVEGCRAILIDKDRNPKWEPRRLEDMKNSMVEQYFKRMEEEDGWEDLKLPPRKHLPASAIAKL
- the LOC108854098 gene encoding 3-hydroxyisobutyryl-CoA hydrolase 1 isoform X4 yields the protein MASETPSQVLVEEISSITRLLQLFLAYEEDPRVKLVIVKGQGIAFCAGGDVPAIVRDIRLGKWGRSTDFMSLQHTLNYVMATYSKDQVSILNGIVMGGGAGVSVHGRFRIATENTVFAMPETSLGVFPTVGASYFLSRLPGFFGEYVALTGARLDGAEMLACGLATHFVPSTKLTALEADLCRVGSSDPVTFASIILDAHTQYPHPKHRSACQRLDVIDKCFSRRTVEEIISELEREATHKPDDWISATVGALKKASPAGLKISLRSIREGRLQGVGQCLIRENRMVSHVMKGDISKDFVEGCRAILIDKDRNPKWEPRRLEDMKNSMVEQYFKRMEEEDGWEDLKLPPRKHLPASAIAKL